In Spartobacteria bacterium, a genomic segment contains:
- a CDS encoding ATP-binding protein, producing the protein MNSKHIISRSVSADIEQRLFQGKAIIVMGPRQSGKTTLVKGILERSDTKSLYLNADEPDVREMLAHCTSARLRMLFGDHRLVCIDEAQRVENIGITLKLITDEMRDVQVIATGSSALELNSSITEPLTGRKYEFALYPMAFSELASHYGLIQERRCLEQRLVYGAYPEIVMSSGQAEELVRMLAGSYLYKDILALNGLRKPALLDKIVRALALQLGSEVSYNEIAQLVGADSHTVERYIDLLEKAYVIFQVSAYSRNVRNEIKKGKKIYFWDNGIRNAVVGNMLPISNRTDIGALWENYLMSERRKLLSNARVSARSYFWRTTQQQEIDYIEERNEALSAFEFKWNSKKDKTRFPQTFTNAYPLAKTTVVTSADYDRFLTEAELS; encoded by the coding sequence ATGAATTCCAAACATATTATATCCAGATCGGTTTCTGCCGACATTGAACAACGGCTGTTTCAGGGTAAAGCCATTATCGTGATGGGTCCGCGACAGTCCGGAAAGACAACGCTGGTCAAAGGCATCCTCGAACGTTCGGACACAAAGAGCCTGTATCTCAATGCAGACGAGCCGGATGTCCGGGAAATGCTTGCCCATTGCACCTCTGCGCGACTGCGAATGCTGTTTGGCGATCACCGACTCGTATGCATTGATGAGGCGCAGCGCGTTGAAAACATTGGTATCACGCTGAAGTTGATTACAGATGAAATGCGGGACGTGCAGGTCATTGCTACGGGTTCGTCTGCATTGGAATTAAATTCCAGCATCACGGAACCGCTGACCGGACGAAAGTATGAATTTGCGCTGTATCCGATGGCCTTTTCCGAATTGGCATCCCATTACGGACTGATTCAGGAGAGACGCTGTTTAGAGCAGCGCTTGGTCTATGGAGCTTATCCAGAAATCGTGATGTCATCAGGACAGGCCGAAGAACTGGTCCGAATGCTGGCAGGAAGCTATCTTTACAAGGATATACTGGCGCTGAACGGCCTTCGTAAACCTGCCTTGCTCGATAAAATTGTCAGAGCACTGGCACTACAGCTTGGCAGCGAGGTGTCATATAATGAAATCGCACAATTAGTCGGCGCAGACAGCCATACGGTGGAGCGCTATATTGATTTGCTTGAAAAGGCATACGTTATTTTTCAAGTCAGCGCGTACAGCAGAAATGTACGCAACGAAATTAAAAAAGGCAAAAAAATCTACTTTTGGGACAATGGTATACGCAACGCTGTTGTCGGCAATATGCTGCCTATCAGCAACCGCACGGATATCGGTGCCTTGTGGGAGAATTATTTAATGTCAGAACGCCGGAAACTGCTAAGCAACGCAAGAGTTTCAGCTCGCTCCTATTTTTGGCGCACAACCCAGCAGCAGGAAATTGATTATATTGAAGAACGAAATGAGGCACTCTCGGCATTTGAATTCAAATGGAACAGCAAAAAAGACAAAACACGTTTTCCGCAAACCTTCACCAACGCCTATCCACTCGCAAAAACAACGGTTGTGACATCGGCTGATTATGACCGGTTTTTGACCGAAGCCGAGCTGAGTTGA